The Streptomyces sp. ICC1 DNA window TGCCGTACTGGGCCAGGTGGATGAGCTCCAGGGCGTCCTCGGGGCGGCCCAAGTGGATCATCTGGCGGCTCATGCTGGAGAGGATGTACGAGCCGAGCGGCTTGTCGCCGCCCTCCTTGGCGGCGTGCAGCGCGAGGACGAAGTACTTCTGCGCGGTGGGGTGCAGGCCGATGTCGTAGCTCATCCAGCCGGCGAGTTCGGCGAGTTCGGCGGCGACCTTGAAGAGCCGCTTCGCCACCGGGGCCGGGTGGTTCTCCTGGAGCAGGTCGGTGACCTCGTGGAGCTGGCCCACGACGGCCTTGCGGCGCAGGCCGCCGCCGCACTGGGCGTCCCACTGGCGGAACATCACGGTGGTGGCTTCGAGGAGGTCGACCTCCTGCTCGGAGAGCCGGGGCGGCCGGTGGCCGCTGAGGGCGCCCGCCGGCCCCGCCTCGCGCGGCCCCGGGTCGGCGGCCGGGACCGGGACGAGCCAGCGCTGCATGGGCTCGATGAGGGCGGGACCGGCGGAGAGGGCCAGCGAGGTCCCGAGGAAGCCGCGGCGGGCCAGCATCAGGTCGCTGCGGGAGAACTCGCCGAGCAGCTCGACGGTCTGCGGGCCGGCCCAGGGCAGGTCGACGCCGGAGACCGAGGGGGTCTGGTGGGCTGTGCGCAGGCCGAGGTGCTCGATGGCGACGACGGATCCGAAGCGTTCGGAGAACAGCTCGGACAGGATCCGCGGGACGGGTTCACGGGGCTGTTCGCCGTCGAGCCAGCGCCGGACCCGGGAGGTGTCGGTGCTGATGTGGTGGGCGCCCATCTGGCGGGCCCGGCGGTTGACCTGGCGGGCGAGCTCGCCCTTGGACCAGCCGCTGCGCACGAACCAGGAGGTCAGCTGCTCGTTGCGGGCGGTGGCCCCCTGCTCCGACGCCTCGGCGCCGGGCGCCTCGGACTCCGCGCTCGTTCCGCTTGCGCCGTTGCCGCTCACTGGAACGCCCCCATCCCTCAGCATCTTCGACACGAAACCGCGTCGGAGGCGGTGAGGGAACGGACCTTCACAGGTCCTTCACACCATGCCTCCGGCATACCCGCGGACGAGTCTGCCTTCGCTCTTCGTGCACCGAAAGTAATCCTACGATCACCCCTTCGGCGAGGTCGATCCCGGAAACGCCACCATTCGCCACCCCTTCGAATGAACTCGCCACCCGCCAGGCGCGATTCACTTGACAGGAAGGCGAGACGGATCGGTTGGACAGAGGTGCGCTCGGGGCGCACGCGGCGAGGAGTGCGCCGGGTGCCCGACGGACGGACCGGGGCGGACCGGCCCCGACCGGGCACCGCGCCCGGCCGGCATCCGGTTGCGCCGACGTCGTAACCACCGGCACGTCCGACCCGTTGGAGGGGGCATGGGCATGGGCTTCACGATCGGCGGCAGCCGCGGCACCAAGGAGTTCCGTTCCGGCGCCCGGCGCCGCGGCCGGACGTCGGAGAGCACGGCGGTGGCGGAGTACACCGGGCTGTGGGGCTGGGACGTGGTCCCCGGTGCCCGGGCAGCGGCCCCCGCCCGCGACTGCTCCTGCGGTCATACGAGTTGCGGCGCGCCGGGGGCGCATCCACTGGCCCTCGCGCCGACGGTGCCGGCCGGAGCCACCCTCGACGAGGTCGCCGAGACGTGGAGCGGCTATCCGGGGGCGGCGGTGCTGCTCCCCGTCGGCCGCTCCTTCGACGTCATCGAGGTGGCCGAGGAGGCCGGGCGGCGCGCGCTGGTCCGCCTCGAGCGGATGGGCCTGCCGCTCGGCCCGGTCACCGCGACCCCGGACGGCCGGGCCCAGTTCTTCGTGGCCCCGGGCGCCGCGGCCGGGCTGCCCCAGCTGCTGTACCGGATGGGCTGGGACGACGCGGGGCTCGACCTGCGCGCGCTGGGCCAGGGGGCCTACGTCACCGCCCCGCCGTCCGACTTCGCGGGCCTCGGCCCGGTGAGCTGGCTGCGCACGCCGTCGCTGGACTCGGCCGGGGACCCGCCCCAGGCCCGGCTCCTGCTCGGCACCCTCGCCTACCTCTGCCACCGGCTGCGCCGGGCCTAGCCCTGACCCGGGGGCACCGGCCCGGCTCCGGACAGGCCGGTGCCCCCGGGTCCACGGGACCTCGGGGGCACCGGCCTGCGTACGGCGCTCGGGAAGGTCCGCTCAGTCGCCGATCAGGGCGTCGACGAAGGCCTCGGGCTCGAAGGGCGCCAGGTCGTCCGCACCCTCGCCGAGACCGACGAGCTTGACCGGGACGCCGAGCGCGCGCTGGACGGCGATGACGATGCCGCCCTTGGCGGTCCCGTCGAGCTTGGTCAGCACGATGCCGGTGATGTCCACGACCTCCGCGAAGACGCGGGCCTGGGTCAGGCCGTTCTGGCCGGTGGTGGCGTCCAGGACCAGCAGGATCTCGTCGAGCGGACCGTGCTTCTCCACGACGCGCTTGACCTTGCCGAGCTCGTCCATCAGGCCGGTCTTGGTGTGCAGGCGGCCGGCGGTGTCGATGAGCACCACGTCGGCGCCCTCGGCGATGCCCTCCTTGACCGCGTCGTAGGCGATCGAGGCCGGGTCACCGCCCTCGGGTCCGCGCACGGTGCGCGCGCCGACCCGGTCGCCCCAGGTCTGGAGCTGGTCGGCGGCGGCGGCGCGGAAGGTGTCGGCCGCGCCGAGCACCACGCTGCGCCCGTCGGCGACGAGCACGCGGGCCAGCTTGCCGGTGGTGGTGGTCTTGCCGGTGCCGTTCACGCCGACGACCATGATCACGGCGGGGGTGTCCACACCGCTCTCGGTCTTGACGGCACGGTCGAAGTCGGTGCCGAGGAGGGCGACGAGCTCCTCCTTCAGCAGCGCGCGCAGATCGGCGGGGGTACGGGTGCCGAGCACCCTGACCCGCTCGCGGAGCCGGTCCACCAGCTCCTGGGTCGGCGCGACACCGACGTCGGCGATGAGGAGGGTCTCCTCGATCTCCTCCCAG harbors:
- a CDS encoding bifunctional DNA primase/polymerase; translation: MGFTIGGSRGTKEFRSGARRRGRTSESTAVAEYTGLWGWDVVPGARAAAPARDCSCGHTSCGAPGAHPLALAPTVPAGATLDEVAETWSGYPGAAVLLPVGRSFDVIEVAEEAGRRALVRLERMGLPLGPVTATPDGRAQFFVAPGAAAGLPQLLYRMGWDDAGLDLRALGQGAYVTAPPSDFAGLGPVSWLRTPSLDSAGDPPQARLLLGTLAYLCHRLRRA
- the ftsY gene encoding signal recognition particle-docking protein FtsY, which translates into the protein MTDILILAVVIALVAVGAISGLVVSSRKKKQLPPPAPSSTPTITAPPAEPQVGEDAAPTAQEPRRTIEEVALPDAEAALESPVAVEDPVVEAPPAPEIEVPEPTAGRLVRLRARLARSQNSLGKGLLTLLSREHLDEDTWEEIEETLLIADVGVAPTQELVDRLRERVRVLGTRTPADLRALLKEELVALLGTDFDRAVKTESGVDTPAVIMVVGVNGTGKTTTTGKLARVLVADGRSVVLGAADTFRAAAADQLQTWGDRVGARTVRGPEGGDPASIAYDAVKEGIAEGADVVLIDTAGRLHTKTGLMDELGKVKRVVEKHGPLDEILLVLDATTGQNGLTQARVFAEVVDITGIVLTKLDGTAKGGIVIAVQRALGVPVKLVGLGEGADDLAPFEPEAFVDALIGD